From the Dehalococcoidales bacterium genome, one window contains:
- a CDS encoding sodium ion-translocating decarboxylase subunit beta, with product MFGLYTSAFGDLTWGNIVMLVIAGLLIYLGIARKMEPLLLVPIGFGVLLVNLPLGGLMEFVDGEPVGLLARVFRGGITTELIPAFIFLGLGALTDFGPLIANPKTLILGAGAQFGVFFAFLVALLIGNAFPDFLAIGVKEAAAIGIIGGADGPTTVYLTNRLAPDLIGVTAVAAYTYMALVPIIQPPIIKLLTTKAERAIYMKPQMKPVSRRQKILFPVVTAVIIILLVPRSAPLIGMFMFGNLLVVSGVTDRLADTAANAFMNVLTILLGLSIGAFMSAEAFLKADSLVVLGLGVVAFATSTAAGVLLAKFMNLFSKEKINPMIGAAGLSAVPMASRVVQRMGQQANPQNFLLMHAMGPNIAGVIGTATAAGVFLGILG from the coding sequence GTGTTTGGCCTTTATACCAGTGCCTTCGGGGATTTGACCTGGGGCAACATCGTAATGCTCGTTATCGCGGGGCTCCTTATCTACCTGGGTATTGCCAGGAAGATGGAGCCTCTTCTACTTGTACCCATTGGCTTCGGCGTGCTTTTGGTGAATCTGCCGCTTGGCGGGTTGATGGAGTTTGTCGATGGTGAGCCGGTTGGCCTTCTGGCACGGGTCTTCCGAGGCGGCATCACCACAGAGTTGATACCCGCCTTCATCTTCCTTGGTCTGGGGGCGTTGACCGATTTCGGGCCGTTGATTGCCAACCCGAAGACCCTTATCCTTGGTGCCGGGGCACAGTTCGGCGTCTTTTTCGCTTTTCTGGTAGCTCTACTGATAGGCAATGCCTTCCCCGATTTCCTAGCCATAGGAGTGAAGGAGGCTGCCGCCATCGGCATTATCGGGGGTGCCGACGGTCCCACTACGGTCTACCTGACCAACAGGCTTGCCCCTGACCTTATCGGTGTAACTGCCGTGGCGGCCTATACCTACATGGCGCTGGTACCCATTATCCAGCCGCCGATAATCAAGCTGCTTACCACCAAGGCGGAGCGGGCAATCTACATGAAACCCCAGATGAAGCCTGTGTCCAGGCGGCAGAAGATACTCTTTCCGGTGGTTACTGCCGTTATTATCATCCTGCTGGTACCGCGGTCGGCGCCTCTCATCGGCATGTTCATGTTCGGCAACCTGCTGGTGGTGTCCGGGGTCACCGATAGATTGGCGGATACTGCCGCTAACGCCTTTATGAATGTACTGACAATCCTTCTCGGTCTCAGTATTGGTGCTTTCATGAGTGCGGAGGCCTTCCTTAAAGCGGACAGCCTGGTGGTGCTTGGCCTGGGTGTGGTGGCCTTTGCCACTTCCACCGCTGCCGGAGTGCTGCTGGCCAAGTTCATGAACCTCTTCTCAAAAGAGAAGATTAACCCGATGATAGGCGCTGCCGGCCTCTCTGCTGTGCCGATGGCGTCAAGAGTGGTGCAGAGGATGGGTCAGCAGGCAAACCCGCAGAACTTCCTCCTGATGCACGCCATGGGGCCGAACATTGCCGGGGTCATCGGTACCGCCACCGCTGCCGGTGTGTTCCTGGGGATACTGGGATAG
- a CDS encoding DUF2118 domain-containing protein, whose translation MAQEIVEAPITGTVISIEVSIGDKVEEGDVLLYIESMKMENPIMAPVAGTVTEIKVSAQQVVETGNHLATIEV comes from the coding sequence TTGGCTCAAGAAATCGTAGAAGCTCCAATAACGGGTACGGTCATCAGCATAGAAGTAAGCATTGGGGACAAGGTGGAAGAAGGGGATGTACTCCTCTACATCGAGTCCATGAAGATGGAGAACCCAATCATGGCTCCGGTAGCCGGTACGGTTACCGAAATAAAGGTCTCCGCGCAGCAGGTGGTGGAGACAGGCAACCATCTCGCGACTATAGAGGTCTGA
- a CDS encoding ATP-dependent Clp protease ATP-binding subunit, whose amino-acid sequence MASRFEKFSERARRVLTLAQEEAQHLNHSYIGTEHILLGLLREEEGVAAKVLTNLNVGLGKVRSGVEFIIGQGEKPSSGDIGLTPRAKRVIELAIDEARNLGHNYIGTEHLLLGLLHEGGGVAAGVLDSFGITLEQVRAETTRILSQNVPKGRGARGGQSRTPALDQMSVDLTAAARAGRLDPVIGREREIERVIQILSRRTKNNPALIGEPGVGKTAIVEGLAHRITAGDVPETLEGKRLVTLDMASVVAGTKYRGEFEERLKKIIDEIKTAGNCILFVDEFHTIVGAGAAEGAVDAASILKPSLSRGQLQVIGATTLDDYRKYVERDAALERRFQPVLVEEPTVEETIDILRGIKERYEEHHKLTISAEALNAAATLASRYIPDRFLPDKAIDLVDEASSRVRIQRGGTPITLKEKRQLLETVRKEKESALAAQQYDYAAEKRQQELQAEGKLKQEEQEWQTQQEQEKPEVTEEDIAVVVSMWTGIPVTQLGGDETARLLKMEEALHERIIGQDEAIDTISKAVRRARAGLKDPRHPIGNFIFLGPTGVGKTELVRALAEFMFGSEDALIRLDMSEFMEKHTVSRMVGAPPGYVGYDEGGQLTEAVRRKSYCCILLDEIEKAHPDVFNILLQIFDDGHLTDAKGRRVDFRNSIIVMTSNIGAEVIRKGGAIGFTSRTDEDKVRQESYDKMKEKLLAEVKKTFRPEFLNRIDGSVVFHALSKEHIRQIVNLMLITIIEQLAEKEVKLEVTEAAMDFLGEKGYDEVFGARPLRRTIQDLVVDKLSEDLLRSKFRAGDTVVVDVEGEEIVVRPTAVGALAGDEKS is encoded by the coding sequence ATGGCGAGCCGATTTGAGAAATTCTCGGAGCGAGCCCGCAGAGTGCTCACACTGGCCCAGGAAGAAGCGCAGCACCTTAACCACAGCTATATCGGTACTGAGCATATCCTGCTTGGTCTGCTGCGTGAGGAAGAAGGGGTCGCGGCGAAGGTTCTTACCAACCTTAACGTGGGCCTGGGCAAGGTGCGTTCCGGGGTTGAGTTCATAATCGGTCAGGGCGAGAAACCATCTTCCGGTGATATCGGCCTTACTCCCAGGGCCAAGCGAGTCATTGAACTTGCCATAGACGAGGCACGAAACCTGGGGCACAACTACATCGGCACGGAGCACCTGCTACTGGGGCTGTTGCACGAGGGTGGTGGAGTAGCGGCCGGTGTGCTGGATAGCTTTGGTATCACACTTGAGCAGGTACGTGCGGAGACAACCCGAATCCTCAGCCAGAATGTCCCCAAGGGGCGGGGCGCCCGTGGCGGGCAGAGTCGCACACCAGCCCTGGACCAAATGAGCGTTGACCTCACCGCGGCGGCGCGTGCCGGCAGGCTTGACCCGGTCATCGGGCGTGAGCGCGAGATTGAGCGCGTGATACAGATACTCAGTCGGCGGACCAAGAACAACCCGGCACTGATTGGTGAACCAGGCGTAGGCAAAACAGCGATAGTAGAAGGTCTGGCCCACCGGATTACCGCCGGTGATGTCCCCGAGACATTGGAGGGCAAGCGTCTGGTAACGCTGGATATGGCCTCGGTGGTGGCCGGAACCAAGTACCGGGGTGAGTTTGAAGAGCGACTGAAGAAGATTATCGACGAAATAAAGACGGCGGGTAACTGCATCCTCTTTGTCGATGAGTTCCACACAATCGTCGGTGCCGGTGCTGCCGAAGGAGCGGTCGATGCTGCCAGTATTCTCAAGCCTTCTCTGTCCAGGGGGCAACTTCAGGTTATCGGAGCGACCACTCTGGACGACTACCGCAAGTACGTGGAGCGCGATGCTGCCCTGGAGCGCCGTTTCCAGCCGGTCCTGGTGGAGGAACCAACCGTTGAGGAGACGATAGATATCCTCCGTGGTATCAAGGAGCGCTACGAGGAGCACCACAAGCTGACGATTAGCGCCGAGGCCCTTAACGCTGCGGCGACCCTGGCCTCAAGATACATACCGGACCGTTTCCTCCCTGATAAGGCTATTGACCTTGTCGATGAGGCGTCTTCACGGGTACGAATCCAGCGCGGCGGTACGCCGATAACCCTGAAGGAGAAGAGACAGCTCCTGGAGACCGTGCGCAAGGAGAAGGAATCAGCCCTGGCGGCGCAGCAGTATGACTACGCCGCGGAGAAGCGCCAGCAGGAACTCCAGGCTGAGGGGAAACTGAAGCAAGAGGAACAGGAGTGGCAGACCCAGCAGGAACAGGAGAAGCCGGAAGTTACCGAAGAGGATATCGCCGTGGTAGTCAGCATGTGGACCGGAATCCCGGTAACACAGCTTGGCGGTGATGAGACTGCCCGACTGCTGAAGATGGAGGAGGCGCTCCACGAGCGCATTATCGGCCAGGACGAGGCGATCGATACCATCTCCAAGGCGGTACGACGGGCGCGGGCCGGACTGAAGGACCCGAGGCATCCCATCGGCAACTTCATCTTCCTCGGCCCGACCGGTGTCGGTAAAACAGAGTTAGTTAGAGCACTGGCCGAGTTCATGTTCGGCAGCGAAGATGCCCTGATACGTCTTGATATGTCCGAGTTTATGGAGAAGCACACCGTGTCCCGCATGGTGGGTGCACCACCGGGGTATGTTGGTTATGACGAGGGTGGTCAGTTGACCGAGGCGGTACGGCGCAAATCGTACTGCTGCATACTGCTCGACGAAATAGAGAAAGCCCACCCGGATGTCTTCAATATACTACTGCAGATATTCGATGATGGACACCTGACCGATGCTAAAGGCAGACGGGTTGATTTCCGCAACAGTATCATTGTCATGACGAGCAACATCGGGGCGGAGGTCATTCGCAAGGGTGGCGCCATCGGGTTCACCTCCCGGACGGACGAAGATAAAGTCAGGCAGGAATCCTACGATAAGATGAAGGAGAAACTGCTCGCCGAAGTGAAGAAGACCTTCCGACCGGAGTTCCTGAACCGGATCGATGGTTCAGTGGTATTCCACGCCTTGAGTAAAGAGCACATCCGCCAGATAGTCAATCTGATGCTGATTACAATAATCGAGCAGCTTGCCGAGAAGGAAGTCAAGCTCGAGGTGACCGAAGCCGCCATGGACTTCCTTGGTGAGAAGGGCTATGACGAGGTCTTTGGAGCACGGCCATTACGCCGTACGATACAGGACCTGGTGGTTGATAAGCTATCTGAAGACCTGCTGCGTAGCAAGTTCCGCGCCGGGGATACTGTAGTAGTGGACGTGGAAGGGGAAGAGATTGTGGTCAGGCCAACAGCTGTCGGTGCTCTGGCCGGAGATGAAAAATCTTAG